The region GGGATCTATGGTGAGGGGAGCGAAGCGCTGGGTAACCTGTACCAGGTGTCCAACCAGGTTACATTGGGACAGGAAGAAGAGGAGATCATCGATAATCTGGTCAGCGTGGTTGGTCAGATCATCGACCAGGAGCAGACGGCTCGCCGGCGGTTGTTGGAATCTTCCCCGATTCAGCTGGAAGATCGGGTGCACCGGTCCTACGGCATTCTCGCACATGCCAGGGTGATGGATTCCAAGGAGGCAATGCAACGGCTGTCTGATGTTCGGTTGGGCATCGACCTGGGGTTGATCAAAGGTGTTTCGGCCACGGTGCTGAATGAATTGATGGTAATGACCCAACCCGGATTTTTGCAGCAATATGCCGGTCAGCGTTTGGACCCTGGCGAACGGGACATCCGCCGGGCGGTGTTGATCCGCGAGCGTTTGGCAATTGAACACGACGACGAAAACTAAAGTGAGGTGGATGAACGATGATGTTTGGCCGATTCACGGAACGCGCACAAAAAGTGTTGGCGTTGGCACAGGAGGAAGCCGTTCGTTTGGGTCACAGCAATATCGGTACGGAACATATTTTGCTCGGTTTGGTGCGTGAAGGGGAAGGCATCGCTGCCAAGGCGCTGATCGGACTGGGTTTGGGATTGGAAAAAATCCAAAACGAAGTGGAATCCCTCATTGGCAGGGGACAGGGCCAACCGACCAACATCGCCTATACACCCCGGGCGAAAAAGGTGATTGAACTGTCGATGGATGAAGCACGCAAACTGGGTCATACCTATGTGGGTACGGAGCATATCCTGCTCGGCCTTATCCGTGAGGGTGAAGGCGTGGCTGCCCGTGTGCTGAACAATTTGGGCGTCAGCCTGAATAAAGCGCGGCAGCAAGTGCTGCAGCTGTTGGGAAGCAACGAAGCCGTTTCCTCCAACCAGAGCGGGGGAACCGGTGCCAATACACCGACGTTGGACAGCCTCGCCCGCGATTTGACCGCAGCGGCCCGGGAAGGGAACCTGGACCCGGTGATCGGGCGGAGCAAGGAGATTGAACGGGTGATCCAAGTGTTGTCCCGGCGAACCAAAAACAACCCGGTCTTGATCGGGGAGCCCGGTGTCGGGAAAACGGCAATCGCTGAGGGACTTGCGCAACGGATCGTCGACGGTGAAATTCCGGAAACCCTCCGGGGCAAACGGGTAATGACGCTTGATATGGGTACCGTGGTTGCCGGTACCAAATACCGCGGAGAATTTGAGGATCGTCTGAAAAAAATCATGGACGAGATCCGGCAGGCGGGCAACATCATCCTGTTCATCGACGAGCTGCACACCTTGATTGGTGCTGGTGGTGCGGAAGGGGCGATCGACGCCTCCAACATCCTGAAACCGGCACTGGCACGCGGTGATCTGCAGTGCATTGGTGCCACCACACTGGATGAGTACCGTAAATACATCGAGAAAGATGCTGCTTTGGAACGGCGTTTCCAACCGATCCAGGTCGATGAGCCGACGCCGGAAGAAGCCGTTCTGATTCTGCAGGGTCTGCGCGACCGTTATGAAGCGCATCACCGTGTGAAGATCACCGATGAAGCGATCGAAGCTGCGGTGAAACTGTCTGATCGTTACATCACTGATCGGTTCTTGCCGGACAAAGCGATCGACCTGATCGACGAAGCGGCCTCCCGTGTACGTCTGCGTTCCTACACGGTGCCGCCTGAATTAAAAGAGTTGGAGCAAAAACTGGAGGAAGTACGCAAGGAAAAAGATGCGGCCGTGCAAAGTCAGGAGTTTGAAAAAGCCGCATCCCTCCGCGATCGGGAACAAAAACTGCGTGAGGAATTGGAAGAAACACGCAATCGTTGGAAAGCTGATCAAGGCAAAACCGATTCCGAGGTGACGGCCGAAGACATCGCGGATATCGTCTCGCATTGGACGGGTATTCCGGTGCGCAAATTGGCCGAGGAAGAATCGGAGCGCCTGTTGAAAATGGAAGAAATCCTGCACCAGCGTGTTATCGGGCAGGAAGAAGCGGTCAAAGCCGTTTCTCGAGCAATCCGCCGGGCACGCGCGGGATTGAAAGATCCGAAACGTCCGATCGGTTCCTTCATATTCCTCGGTCCGACCGGGGTGGGGAAAACCGAATTGGCGCGGGCGCTGGCCGAAGCGCTGTTCGGTGATGAAAATGCGATGATTCGCATCGACATGTCCGAATATATGGAGAAACACTCCACCAGCCGGTTGGTCGGAGCGCCTCCGGGATACGTAGGCTACGAAGAGGGCGGTCAACTGACGGAAAAAGTGCGGCGCAAACCGTATTCGGTGGTGTTGTTCGACGAAATCGAAAAAGCGCATCCCGAAGTGTTCAATATACTGTTGCAAGTGTTGGAGGACGGCCGTTTGACTGACGGAAAAGGACGTCTGGTCGACTTCCGCAACACCGTGATTATCATGACCTCCAACGTTGGAGCGGACACGATCCGCAAAAGCAGTCGGCTCGGTTTCACAACGGGTGACGCCGACGGCTACGAGGACATGAAGGAAAATGTGATGCAGGAACTCAAACGCAGTTTCCGTCCCGAGTTCCTCAACCGGATCGACGATGTCATCGTGTTCCACTCCCTGAAAGAAGAGCATTTGCAACAAATCGTCTCTTTGATGTCCGAAGAACTGCGTAAACGCCTGAAAGAGCAGGACATCGACTTCGTGCTGACCGACGAGGCCAAAAAACACTTGGCCAAAATTGGGTTCGACCCACAATACGGTGCCCGTCCGCTGCGCCGCGCCATTCAGAAACACATCGAAGATCGGCTTTCCGAAGAGCTGTTGCGGGGCACGATTCAACGGGGTGATACCGTGAAAATCGATGTGAAGGACGGTCAGTTGACGGTGGAAAAAACGGCACTGAGTCCGTCCCATTCGCAGTGACGGTTGCCAAGGCCCCTCGCAAGAGGGGCCTTCCGGTTTTTAGACCAACGTGCCGAACCCGAACGATCATGCTATAATGAGAATGAATATCGATAATGGATGGGGTCGCCAGTGGCAAAGACAAAAAGTAAATTCGCCTGTCAGGAATGCGGGTACATATCGGCCAAATGGATGGGACGCTGCCCCGGATGCGGTGAATGGAACACCATGGTGGAAGAAAGGGAAACAACCGGATCCCGAGCAGGAAGCTGGGGTGGTGTATCCAGTAAAAAACGGCAGAAAGCTGTTCCAATCACACGGGTGGAACAGGTGCAACAAACCCGTGCAGACACAGGCATTCGCGAACTAAACCGGGTACTGGGCGGCGGTGTGGTGCCGGGATCGCTCATCCTGGTTGGAGGCGATCCTGGCATCGGCAAATCTACGTTGTTGTTGCAGGCATCGTTTCAGTTGGCTGTTCGCGGCGTGTTGGTACTCTATGTCTCAGGGGAAGAATCCGCGGAGCAGACCCGGATGCGTGCTGATCGCCTCGGGGCGTTGGATGAGCGTTTGCTGGTGGCAGCGGAAACGGACCTGACCGCCGTGGAGTCGCTGGTGGAGCAAGTAGAACCGAAAGTGCTGGTGATCGACTCCATCCAGACGATATACCATCCCGACGTCGGATCGGCCCCCGGTAGTGTCGCGCAAGTGCGGGAATGCACCGGACAGTTGATGCGACTCGCCAAAGAACGGGGAGTAACGGTCATCATAGTTGGTCACGTCACTAAAGCGGGGGCGATCGCAGGTCCCCGATTGTTGGAGCATATGGTGGACGCGGTGCTGTACTTCGAAGGCGAGCGGCATCACACTTATCGCGTGCTACGGGCCGTGAAAAACCGGTTCGGCTCTACCAATGAGATCGGCGTGTTTGAAATGAAGTCGGAAGGATTGGCCGAAGTATCCAATCCTTCGGAAATGTTTTTGTCCCAGCGTCCTTCCGGTGTGGCCGGTTCGGCCGTAACGGCGAGCGTCGAAGGAACACGGCCGATTTTGGTCGAATTGCAAGCGTTGGTGGCACCTACCAGTTTTGCGACCCCCAAACGGATGGCGACCGGTGTGGACCACCATCGTGTGGCTATGATTTTGGCCGTGTTGGAAAAAAGGCTGGGCATGTTTCTGCAAAATCAAGATGCATATGTGAATGTGGTGGGAGGCGTGCGCTTGGATGAACCGGCCGCCGATCTGGCCGTAGCCGTCAGCATCGCTTCCAGTTTTCGCGACCGTCCGACGAGAGCGCGTGACGTCGTCATCGGAGAAGTGGGTTTGACCGGTGAGGTTCGGGGCGTTTCCCGAATTGAACAACGGGTGGCGGAAGCCCATCAGATGGGCTTTCAACGAGTCATTATCCCGGAGAAAAGCCGGAAAGGCTGGACGCCGCCGGCGGGGTTGGAAGTGATCGGAGTTTCGACGGTTGAAGAGGCATTGGAAGTCGCGTTGGGAGGGTCGGATTAGTGAGAGAAAAAAGTGAACGGGATCAATTTGTCAGCCGTGTATTGCGTATGGTCGCTCCGGGAACTCAATTTCGTGAAGGATTGGACAATGTGTTGGGGGCCAAGACCGGGGCGCTGATCGTGGTGGGTTACGACGACAGCGTACGGGAGATCGTGGATGGCGGATTTCACATCGACAGCCCGTTTTCGGCCGCCTACCTGTATGAGCTGGCCAAAATGGATGGCGCCATCATTTTAAGTGACGATGGGAAACGCATTTTGTACGCCAACACCCAACTCGTGCCCAGCTCGTCCATCCCTTCGACGGAAACGGGGATCCGTCACCGAACGGCCCAACGAACGGCACGGCAGACGAATAAACTGGTCATCGCCATTTCACAGCGGCGAAACGTGATCACGCTGTACCAGGGCAACTTCCGTTATGCGCTCAAGGATATCGGCGTCATTCTTACCAAAGCCAATCAAGCCATCCAGACGCTGGAGAAGTACAAATCCGTATTGGACCAATCGACGACCAACCTAAGTGCATTGGAATTTGAAGAGTTGGTTACGTTAAACGAAGTAGCCATGGTAATCCAGCGGATCGAGATGGTTTTGCGGATCAAGAGCGAAATCCAGACCTACATCAATGAGCTGGGGACGGAAGGCCGTCTGATCAGCATGCAGATGGAAGAGCTGGTGGCCAATGTTGAAGACGAAGCGTATCGGCTGATCAAGGATTATTGTTATGACCCGCGTAAAATCTCGCCGGAAGACGTGTTGAAGGAACTGAAGGAACTGTCTGCGGATGAATTGTTGGAACACGGCAACATTGTACGCATTTTGGGATATCCATCGAATATCAATATTCAGGAAGAGGCCGTCTCCCCGCGAGGGTACAGAATCCTGAACAAGATCCCACGTCTTCCCGCCCCCATTATCCAAAAGCTGATCGACAAATTCGGTTCGTTGCCGCGCGTGATGATGGCGACGATCGAAGAGCTGGACGAAGTGGAGGGAATCGGGGACGTACGAGCTCGGGCCATCAAGGAGGGGCTGAAGCGCATTCAGGAGCAGGTCTTTATTGACAGACATATCTAAATAACCTAGAATGAAACCACAACAAAACCTGCCAATATGAAGGGAGATGACGTTTTTATCGTTGGCGGAAACGGCATTTTAAAGGATTTGGGGGGTTCCCTTCTATGTTTGCCAGAGCATTGCCCAGCTTTTTTACCATCGGGAACTTATTTTTAGGAATTATATCGATCATCCTCGCGGTTCAGAGCGAGTGGCAATATGCTGCGATCATGGTCATTATCGGTATGTTGTTGGATGGTTTGGACGGCCGAGTGGCCCGCATGCTCAACACGCAAAGCGAGTTCGGCAAAGAGCTGGATTCGCTGTCTGATGTCATCTCCTTCGGAGTAGCCCCCGCTTTAATCATGTATGTAGCGGTATTGAAGGAATACGATATCTGGGGATGGATCATCACCGCGGTGTTCCCCATTTGCGGTGCGTTGCGTTTAGCCCGATTCAACGTGCAACCGGGGATTCCCGGCTATTTTATTGGTTTGCCGATTACGGCCGCGGGCGGCGTATTGGCGACGATGGCCCTGTACAGCGACCTCGTTCAGCGTCCGATGTTGGTATTGGGCATGTTGCTGTTGTCGTATTTGATGATCAGTCAAATCAAGTACCCCAACTTTAAAAAAATCGGGATCCCGCGGAGTTCTGTTTGGATGGCTCCGCTGATGTTGGTTTTAGTCGCAATTATCGCCGTTCGATACCCAGAGCAATTTCCCAAAGTAGTATTTGTACCGCTTGCTCTGTATGCTTTTTACGGACTGATGAAAAAATCCATCCTGAAGCGGAGAAGAGAGGATTTGGAAGAGCCGGTTGAGGAATAACAAAAGGGAAAAGTTCAAAGGGAATCAGAATGAGGGTGACCATTTTCCTGCGAACTAGCAGGAAAACGATCGACCCAAAATTGCAAGGAATTCTCTTCACGAAACGTCGTCAGCTGTCTGGCCGCCAAGTGATTACTTGGCGGCTTTTTTTTATCGGTTGTGATGGTTTTGCAACCTTTTTTGAGGAAAACGCGTTGATTATAATACACACAGCTCTATGATATTTTTGAATAATAGAAAAAAGTTGGATCCCTTTGGGCCAGCCACATTATCGCAGGTTGAACACCCCCAGTGTGGACAGCTTGTCCGCCTCCTGGTCCACGATCTCATCCAAGGGCAATTCCAGCAGATTGCACAGGGCGGTGAAATAGAATAGGTGTTTTCCCATCTCCGCTTTGACCACATCTTGACAATGGTCGCACAAGTAGCCGGATAAATGTGTCTTGAATCTGTCCTTCAATTCAGAAATCGAAGCCTCATAGTCCAATGGCTGTCGAGCGGCGTGGACTTCGATGCATCCGCATTCCGTTACGGCCTTCATCAGCGCGCGGTTGACGCGTGAGGTGGAATCCTGGAATTTGGAGGTCACATCGAGAAAACTGCGGTGGCGCAACAATAGGTCCGACACCTGCATTTGAAACGAGGTCAGGCGGCTGTCGCCCATCGTTTTCACCTCTTTCGTTGAGCTTGGATATGTCGGATGGATCAGGCAACGTTTGGAAAATGTCTATGCCCATTATAGCCGTCAGGGAAACGAGGTGTCAATTTGTTCAAACAAGGCATTTACGTCAAAAAATCTATTGACGCTAATTTGTCAGGTATGATAATATAATGATTTTAAATTTGTTGACATATCTCCAGGCATGTGATATCTTGGAAATAGATATTGCCCTTTGGAGGTGGGTTGATTGTTCAACATCGGCGACAAGGTGGTATATCCGATGCATGGCGCAGGCGTCATCGAATCAATCGAAGAGAAAGAGATTCTCGGTGAACGCAAGAAGTACTATGTCATGCGTATGCCGATCGGGGAAATGAAAGTGATGATCCCGATGAACAATGTGCAAAGTATTGGATTGCGCGAAGTGGTGGATGAGGAGACCGTTGAGCGTGTCATCGCTCGGTTGCGCAATCGGGACAAGGGTTTGACGGCCAATTGGAATCGCCGATATCGCGCCAATATGGACAAGATGAAAAGCGGGGACATCTACGAAGTGGCAGACGTCGTCAGAAGCTTGATGCTCAGAGATCACGAAAAAGGATTATCCACCGGTGAACGCAAGATGTTGGACAATGCCCGCCAGATATTGATCAGCGAATTGGTTTTGGCCAAAGGAATGAGTGAAGAACAAGCTTTCTCTTTGCTTGATGAATTGGTTTGTTCAACCGAAAATGCCTCCGGCTGAAAGGTTCACAATAAAATCCCAGGAACCGGGTTTTCATTTCGAAGGATTGTCTATAATGGGTAATAAGAAGGAGGTGAAGCCCCATGTTGAAGCGATTTGTGCATCTCGCCTTTGCATTGACCGGCGCAACGTTGGGGTACACGTTGGGTCCCGCGCTGTTTGCGATGCTTCGCCAATCCCCCCTGAATTTCGGCGACGTACCCGCACCACATTACATCGGAGCCGTTTTGGGGGCGCTCCTCCTGTATCTGTCGGCGATATGGCTTTCAACCAAT is a window of Polycladomyces subterraneus DNA encoding:
- the clpC gene encoding ATP-dependent protease ATP-binding subunit ClpC, giving the protein MMFGRFTERAQKVLALAQEEAVRLGHSNIGTEHILLGLVREGEGIAAKALIGLGLGLEKIQNEVESLIGRGQGQPTNIAYTPRAKKVIELSMDEARKLGHTYVGTEHILLGLIREGEGVAARVLNNLGVSLNKARQQVLQLLGSNEAVSSNQSGGTGANTPTLDSLARDLTAAAREGNLDPVIGRSKEIERVIQVLSRRTKNNPVLIGEPGVGKTAIAEGLAQRIVDGEIPETLRGKRVMTLDMGTVVAGTKYRGEFEDRLKKIMDEIRQAGNIILFIDELHTLIGAGGAEGAIDASNILKPALARGDLQCIGATTLDEYRKYIEKDAALERRFQPIQVDEPTPEEAVLILQGLRDRYEAHHRVKITDEAIEAAVKLSDRYITDRFLPDKAIDLIDEAASRVRLRSYTVPPELKELEQKLEEVRKEKDAAVQSQEFEKAASLRDREQKLREELEETRNRWKADQGKTDSEVTAEDIADIVSHWTGIPVRKLAEEESERLLKMEEILHQRVIGQEEAVKAVSRAIRRARAGLKDPKRPIGSFIFLGPTGVGKTELARALAEALFGDENAMIRIDMSEYMEKHSTSRLVGAPPGYVGYEEGGQLTEKVRRKPYSVVLFDEIEKAHPEVFNILLQVLEDGRLTDGKGRLVDFRNTVIIMTSNVGADTIRKSSRLGFTTGDADGYEDMKENVMQELKRSFRPEFLNRIDDVIVFHSLKEEHLQQIVSLMSEELRKRLKEQDIDFVLTDEAKKHLAKIGFDPQYGARPLRRAIQKHIEDRLSEELLRGTIQRGDTVKIDVKDGQLTVEKTALSPSHSQ
- the radA gene encoding DNA repair protein RadA, which encodes MAKTKSKFACQECGYISAKWMGRCPGCGEWNTMVEERETTGSRAGSWGGVSSKKRQKAVPITRVEQVQQTRADTGIRELNRVLGGGVVPGSLILVGGDPGIGKSTLLLQASFQLAVRGVLVLYVSGEESAEQTRMRADRLGALDERLLVAAETDLTAVESLVEQVEPKVLVIDSIQTIYHPDVGSAPGSVAQVRECTGQLMRLAKERGVTVIIVGHVTKAGAIAGPRLLEHMVDAVLYFEGERHHTYRVLRAVKNRFGSTNEIGVFEMKSEGLAEVSNPSEMFLSQRPSGVAGSAVTASVEGTRPILVELQALVAPTSFATPKRMATGVDHHRVAMILAVLEKRLGMFLQNQDAYVNVVGGVRLDEPAADLAVAVSIASSFRDRPTRARDVVIGEVGLTGEVRGVSRIEQRVAEAHQMGFQRVIIPEKSRKGWTPPAGLEVIGVSTVEEALEVALGGSD
- the disA gene encoding DNA integrity scanning diadenylate cyclase DisA — encoded protein: MREKSERDQFVSRVLRMVAPGTQFREGLDNVLGAKTGALIVVGYDDSVREIVDGGFHIDSPFSAAYLYELAKMDGAIILSDDGKRILYANTQLVPSSSIPSTETGIRHRTAQRTARQTNKLVIAISQRRNVITLYQGNFRYALKDIGVILTKANQAIQTLEKYKSVLDQSTTNLSALEFEELVTLNEVAMVIQRIEMVLRIKSEIQTYINELGTEGRLISMQMEELVANVEDEAYRLIKDYCYDPRKISPEDVLKELKELSADELLEHGNIVRILGYPSNINIQEEAVSPRGYRILNKIPRLPAPIIQKLIDKFGSLPRVMMATIEELDEVEGIGDVRARAIKEGLKRIQEQVFIDRHI
- the pssA gene encoding CDP-diacylglycerol--serine O-phosphatidyltransferase encodes the protein MFARALPSFFTIGNLFLGIISIILAVQSEWQYAAIMVIIGMLLDGLDGRVARMLNTQSEFGKELDSLSDVISFGVAPALIMYVAVLKEYDIWGWIITAVFPICGALRLARFNVQPGIPGYFIGLPITAAGGVLATMALYSDLVQRPMLVLGMLLLSYLMISQIKYPNFKKIGIPRSSVWMAPLMLVLVAIIAVRYPEQFPKVVFVPLALYAFYGLMKKSILKRRREDLEEPVEE
- a CDS encoding DUF1573 domain-containing protein, which codes for MGDSRLTSFQMQVSDLLLRHRSFLDVTSKFQDSTSRVNRALMKAVTECGCIEVHAARQPLDYEASISELKDRFKTHLSGYLCDHCQDVVKAEMGKHLFYFTALCNLLELPLDEIVDQEADKLSTLGVFNLR
- a CDS encoding CarD family transcriptional regulator encodes the protein MFNIGDKVVYPMHGAGVIESIEEKEILGERKKYYVMRMPIGEMKVMIPMNNVQSIGLREVVDEETVERVIARLRNRDKGLTANWNRRYRANMDKMKSGDIYEVADVVRSLMLRDHEKGLSTGERKMLDNARQILISELVLAKGMSEEQAFSLLDELVCSTENASG